From Mycobacterium cookii:
TGTCCGACGGGCTGGCCTACGACCACGGATATGAACGCGCGTACGGCGCGGCCGACGCACGCCGTGCGCTCAGCGAAGCGCGTCGTCGCGGTACCGGCTGTGTATGCCTGACGGTGGGGGCGGGCACCGACGTCGAATCGCTGCGCAGAGTGTTCGGGAGTACGGCGCACGCCAGCATCGCGCGCCCCGATTCGCTGACGAGTGTGATTGGGCCGCTGTTCCGTTCGGCGATTCGCGCCGCTGAGGTGCGAAGGCGGGTGTCGTGATGAACCGGCGGCCGAGCGGCGTTGTTGAAACTAACATCTGTTCCGTTTACGCTCCAGGCACCGCAACGCAGCGGTCGGCGGAAGGGTGATGATGGCCGACGAGCACACGCTCGCTCACCAGAACGGCGCCGGCCCGACCGCTGGCACCGGCCGGCCCTTCTACCAGGCAGTCGGCAACGAAGAAGCCGTCTTCAAGGCCGCCTACCGGCAGGGGTTGTCCCTGGTCTTGAAGGGCCCGACCGGCTGCGGGAAGACGCGGTTCGTGGAGGCGATGGCCCACGATCTGGGCCGGCCGTTGATCACCGTGGCTTGTCACGACGACCTCACGACGGCCGACTTGGTGGGCAGGTATCTGCTTCGGGGCGGCGAGACGGTGTGGGTCGACGGCCCGCTGACGCGAGCGGTGCGCGAAGGCGCCATCTGTTACCTCGATGAGGTGGTGGAGGCGCGGCAGGACACCACCGTGGTGTTGCACCCGCTCGCGGACTACCGGCGTCAGCTGCCGATCGAGCGGCTGGGTGAGACGCTGAATGCGGCACCGGGATTCGGCTTGGTGGTGTCGTACAACCCCGGTTATCAGAGCGTGCTCAAGGATCTCAAGGATTCGACTCGGCAGCGGATGGTCGCCATCGAATTCGGCTTTCCGGCACCGGAAGTCGAAGAGGGGATCGTCGCGCACGAAGCAGGAGTTGATGCCGACACGGCGGCCGAGCTGGTGCGTTTCGGCCAGGCGATCCGCCGGCTGGAATCCGGCGGCCTACGCGAGGTCGCGTCGACCCGCGTGCTCATCGCGGCCGGGCGGCTGGTGGCCGAGGGCCTGCCGATGTATGTAGCCGCCGAGGCCGCGATCGCCGGCACGCTCACCGACGACGTCGCGGTGAACCGCAGCCTCAAAGAGATGATCGGCGTCTACCTCACCAGCCACGATTGACGCCGCTCAGCAGCGCCGCTAGGGTCTGAACAAATATTAGGTCGACACTATCGGGCCAGAGTACGGTCAGCGCAGACCAGTGGAGGTCAGATGTCCTACGAGAGCACCGCGGAGCCGATCAAGGTCGGCTATCTGATGGACTTCACCCTGCCGCCCGGGTTTCCCGAGGAGCTCTTCGCCTCCTTCACCCAGACCTTCGACCTGATCTTCGCCGACGCGCTGCAGCAGGGCCTCATGGACCGTCCCGTGCAGATGATCTATCGCGAGGTGGAGGGTCTGCCGAAGGGTTCGGTCAAGGCGGTTATCGACGCCTACGGCGAACTGGTCGACGAGGGTTGCCTTGTCGTATTCGGTCCGAACATCACCGACAACTGCGTGCCCATGAAGGAAGCGATCGAGGAGCGGTTCAAGGTGCCCGCGATCAGCGTCTGCGGCACCGACGACTGGCTGGGCGAGTGGACATTCTCCTTCCCGCAAGGCTCGATGACCGACGAGCCGATCTTTCTGGCCGACCTGATCGGCAAGCGGGGGATCACCGAGATCGGTGTCCTGATGGAGCAGAGCCTGATCGGGCAGAGCTATCTGAAGAATCTGCGAACCGCGTGTCAACGCAAGGGCATTCGGATCGTCGCCGAGGTGGCGGTCGCGCAGACCGCACAAGACATCAACGAAGCCGTGCGCACGCTGCACGACGCGAAGGCCGAAGCGATCGTGCACCTGGGCTTCGGCTTCGGAATCGTGTTCATCAACCCGGCGCTGGAGGCCGTCGACTGGGACCCGCCCCGCTTCACCACCACCGCATGGCAGAACGCCTGGGTCAACCCGATCATGTGGAACGCCTTCATGGGATGGATCGGTGTCGACCAGTACGACGAGGCGAACAAGATCGGCCAGGACTTCCTCGACGCCTATGCGACGAAGTACGACGGCAGCCGCCCCGAGTTCTGCGTGACGGTGGTCAACCGCGACGTCGCCGCGACATTGGTGCGGGCGTTCGGTGATGCTCATCCGCTCAGCCCGCGCGGCGTAAAAGAGGCGCTCGAGCGGGTGAAGATGATGCCCGCCGCGTCGGGCGCACCCGGCACCCGGGTGTCGTTCGGCAAGTGGACCCGCCGCGCCTGGATGGGCGCCGGCTACCTGGTGGCCCGGACCCTGGACGCCGACGGCGTCAACTCGCACCTGGTCGACCGCTTCGGAGAGGAAGGGTGAGACAGCCATGAGCACCGATCAGTCCACGCCATTGGCCGAATCCAAGGAACCGGTCGCGCCGCAACGCAAGTGGGGCGGCTGGATTGCCGGCGCCGCTTTGGCGGCGTTCGCCCTGTTCTTCATCGCGAACCGCCGTTGGGTTCTCGACCCGCGGGTCGCCAACCCAAACGTGCACGGTCGACCTCGCCCGGTCAAATTCATCTTCGGGTTGGACTACATCGGCTTCCTCGACGTGGCCACCTGCGTCGCGCTGATCACCTTGCTGATCGTCTTCATCAGGGGCTGGCGCCGCAATCCGGGCAGCCCGGTCATGCTGATGTTCCTGTGCACCACGCTGATCGTGTGGCAGGACCCGATCATGAACTGGTCGCCGTTCGCGGTCTACAACCCCGACCTGATCCACTGGCCGGAGTCCTGGCCGCTGGTGTCGCTGTCGCCGACGGTCGAACCGTTCGTGGTGTTCGGCTACGTGATGTTCTACTTCGGCCCGTACTTCCCGGCGGTGTGGATTCTGCGTAAGCTGCAAGCGAAATACGGCCCCACCAGCTATGTTTCGCGGCACCCGTTGATCAGCTTGGGTGTGCTGGCCTGCGCGATCGGCTTCGTGTTCGATGCGTGGCTGGAGATCCAACTCATTCACACCGGCATGTACATCTACTCGCAGGTGATCCCGTGGGGCTCGGTGTTCACCGGGACCACGTTCCAGTTCCCGCTGATCTGGGAGTCGTTCTCGGTGACGTTCGTGATGGTGCCGGCGGCGATCCTCTGCTACCGCGACGACACCGGGAAGTCGGTCGCGGAAAAGCTTGCGGCCAAAGCGAAGTTGTTCCCGACGCGACCGGTGCTGGGCACCTTCCTGGTGATGTTCGCCATCATCAACGTCTCCTACTTCGCTTACGGTGCCTGGTTCTGGGTCATCAAGGTTAGCCACGCCGCGACCTCGGTGGCCTGCCCGTGGCCGTACCCGGAAGCCAAAGTGTATGACCCACAAGGGTTCTACGAGAAGGAGGGAGCGGAGGGCCCATTCTCGGTGGGCATCTGGTCGACGTGGGCCAGCGGGGAGCCCAACGGTCGGCCGCATGTCGTTCCGCCGCCACCCGGCCAGGGCCGCTGCGAACCCGCGCGGACGAATGGCTGAGCCGCGCGCAGTCGTCGTCACCGGTGCGTCCCGTGGTCTGGGGTTCGCGACCGCGGTGCGGCTCTACCGCGAAGGGTGGCGCGTGGTCGCGGCGATGCGCACACCCGATCGTGGGCTCCCGCTGCTTCGCGACGAGGTGGGCGCAAGTGTCGACGACGACCGGCTGATCGGAGTGCAGCTCGACCTGCTGGACCAAGGGTCAGTGGCCGCGGCTGCCAAAGCGATCGAAGAAGCTGTCGGCGCGCCCTATGCACTGGTGCACAACGCCGGGATCTCCGCGGCGGGCATGGTGGAGGAGACCGATATTGCGCTGTGGCAGAACATGTTTGCCACCAGTGTCTTGGGCCCGGTCGCGCTGACGCAGGCACTGTTGCCGTCGATGCGGGCGGCGGGCGAAGGTCGCATCGTGCTGGTCTCCAGCGCCGCCGGAGTGCGTGGTCAGCCGGCCACCGGGCCGTACTCGGCGGCCAAAGGCGCGCTGGAGCGCTGGGGTGAGTCGATGGCCGTCGAGATCGCACCGTTCGGGTTAGGTGTGACGATCCTGGTCGCCGGCACGTACGACACCGACATCATCACCGACGAAGGCACGACGGACGATCGCAATTTCGCGGGCCCGTACGCCCGGCTGCACAACACCATGAACAGTCGGGGCAGGGCCGCGATGAAGATGGCCCGGCCGCCGGCGCGCTTCGCCGACGGTGTCGTCAAGGCGCTGGCCGACCAGAAGTCGTTCCGGCGTCGCGGTGTCGGCCCCGACGCGTCAATGCTGTTGGTGTCCAGCAGGATTCTGCCGGCGGCCGGCATGCACCACATGTCGCGGATCGTGCTCGGAATACCGCCGCAGGGGTCGATGCGCAACGGTGCGTGGCCCTTGACGCTGGCCCAGAAGGGGATGGTGTTCGCCGCGAAGATCATCCCCGAGCCGATCATGCAGCGCCTGGCGGCGTTGGCGGCCAAGCGCAAGAAAAACGAGGAGTAGGTAGTAATGGAACAGCTTTTCGACGACCTCGAAGATTTCGGCGCGTTCGACGACGCGATCTCCGGGGACGTGCGCGACCCGTACACCGAGTTGGCGCGTCTGCGTCGCGAGGAGCCGGTGCAGCGACTCGACACCTCGGGGGCCTTGCCGCATGAGGAATCGCTGCCGATGTTCATCGTCTACCGCCACGAGGACGTCCAGCAGATGCTGCGCGACAACGAGACGTTCTCGTCGGCGGCGGTGATCGCCGCGTTCGGGCCGGTGCTCGGTGAAGGCGTGATGCTCGGCATGGACGAGCCGATCCACGGGCGGCTGCGCTCGCTGGTGTCGAAGGCGTTCTCGCAGAAGTCTTTGGCGCGGTGGCAAGACGAGCTGGTCGGCCGGGTGGCGAACAGCCTGATCGACAACTTCGCGCCCAACGGTAAAGCGGATCTGGTGAAGGAGTTCACCTTCGACTACCCCAGCCAGATCATCGCGGGCCTGCTCGGGCTACCGGAGAAGGACTACCCGCAATTCCAGCGGTGGTCGATCTCGCTGCTGAGCTGGCTGATGAACCCCGAACGCGGGCTGGCGGCCTCGGCTGCCCTGTGCGACTACTTCGAGCCGATCCTGGAGGCGCGTCGCGCCGACCCCAAGGACGACCTGATCAGCGCGCTCGGTGCGGCTGAGATCGACGGGGAGAAGCTCACCAACGAGGAGATCTTCTCGTTCTTGCGGCTGCTGTTGCCCGCCGGCGTCGAGACCACCTACCGGTCGCTGGGCAGCCTGCTGCTGGGGCTGTTGTCGGACCCCAAGCAGCTGGAGGCGATCCGCGCCGACCGCTCGCTGATTCCGCAGGCGATCGAGGAGGGCGTGCGCTGGGAGCCGCCGTTGCTGACCATCACCCGGGTGGCGACGTGCGACACGGAACTCGGCGGCGTAAAGATCCCGGCCGGCGCCACGGTGATGCCGATGCTGGGCTCGGCGAACCGGCAAGAGGACCGCTACCCGGACCCCGACACCTTCGACATCTTCCGCCAGGCCAAGGCGAATCTCGGCTGGGGCCACGGCGTTCACGTCTGCCTCGGCATGCATCTGGCGCGCCTGGAAATGCGTACCGCCATCAACCTGCTGCTGGATCGGCTGCCCAACCTGCGGCTCGATCCCGACGCCGACGACCCGCACGTCCGCGGGCAGGTGTTCCGGTCGCCGACCTCGGTGCCGGTGCTGTTCGATCCGCAGTAGATCGCGGATACCGCCTTTACATTGACAGAGGCAGCCGTAAAGTCCTCACTGAGCGACTGCTCCGCTCAGGAGGGACGACGAGGTTGACTGAGCCGCTGCGAGACATACGCGAGTTCATGGGTGACGCGGACGCCTACCGCGACGAACTCTACAAACGCTGGACGGGCCTGCTGAGCTACCGCTACATCGGTCGCAACCACTCATCGATGAACATCGGGGACAGCGACGACACCGTCGTCATCCGCCGCGATATGCGCAACGAGGCCGGCGGAATCATGGTGGCACCGTTGGCGATCGCGTCGCCCGAAGGTTGTCAGACCGACATGGTCGCGGTGCCGAACCCGGTGATCGCCTCGGTGCAGATCGTCGACCCTGGATACGACGTGCAGCGGGTCGAGATCGTCGACTCGGGCAACGTCCACCAGGGCCGGATGATGGGCTACGGGCGATGCAAGATCGTCGATGCCGACGACCCGGACCGCGTGATCGCGTTCAACGAAGGCCAAGGCGCCATCATCGGCGTCCCCCCCGAAGGCCTTGGCAAGATGGATGTTTCGGGCACCGAGTTGGTGATCGAGGATTCGCCCGACCTGCCGCCGCTCTGGGAGGCGTTCGGCGCGGCCAAACGCGACGACGGCCATTGGCAGTTGCCGGCGCTCAGCCTGGAACTGGCATCACCGGATGCCGCGCTGCACATCGGGCCACAACACGTGGTGCTGGAAACCGCCGCCATCGATTTGGCCGCCGACGCGGCCGGAACGCGCAAACTGCAGGTGGTCAGCTGGCACGTGATGTTCATGTCGCGGGGCAAGGTGGGGCCGTTCCGGGTGGACGGCACCGCGCATGTCGGTGGCGCGGGCAAGGTCGGCGTGCGCATGTTGCTGCACGACGAGGGCAACGGCGACAAGGCGGTGACGTCGGCTGCCGCCGTCTTCGAGGTCGTCGGCTAACTCAGGGAGTGAATGGTGGCTAACGCCAAGGATGCCCGGCAATGGGCGCGCAACGCGCTGCACGGCATCGGTGACTCGCTGTACACCCCGTTCAGTGGTCCCGACGGCGACGACATCGACTGGGATGCCTACCGCACGCTGGTCCGGCACTGCGTGGGAACGCTGCGCCACCCGATGCTCTGGGTGACCAGTGGTGTCGCCGAATTCTGGTCGCTGACCATGGCTGAGCGAAAGATGTTGCTGGAAATCGCGATCGAGGAAGCGCGCGGCATCGACCCGGACGTGATCGTGCAGTCGTGTACGGCCGCGATGTCGGCCAAAGACTGCCTCGAGCTGACGCGGCACGCGCAGGACGCCGGCGCCGACATCGTCTACATCCAGACCCCGATGATGGAATTGCACGGCGGCGAAGGGGCTTTGAACTTCTTCAGGTACATCGCCGATCGCACCGACATCGCGCTGGGCATGTTCAACTCACCCAGCTCGGGCTACGTGCTGTCGGCTCAAGAGAGCGCCCAGATCGTCGACGAGATTCCCGCGGTCTGCGCCACCAAAGAGGGATCGTTCCGCCCGCATCAGAGCCGGTTCCTGCACGAGCTCGCGCCCGATCTGGTGATCTGGGAATGCGATACGACGGTGTACCGGGCCGGCTGGCTGAAAGCCGGCATCGTCGGGCCCGGGCAGCTGGGCACCACCGGCTACCTCTTCGAGACACCGAAAAAGCGCGCGCTGTCCCAGTATTGGGAGCTGGTATGGAACGACAAACTCCTCGAGGCGATGGACTACGCCCAGGAGTCCGGGCTCGACCAGTTCGAGCTCGACATGCGCGGCTGGTTCACCCGCTATCCCGGGCGGCCCGACTACTTCACCCACTGGGGCGGGGCGTTCAAGTACGCCGCATCGGTGGTCGGGCTGCCCATCGGGTCGTACCCGGAATCGCGACCCCCACAAGCTAAATTGCCCGAACAGGCGCGCATCGACATCCGCGCCGCGTATCGCAAGTACGGACTCATTGATGACCACAACGCGTGACGCCTCGAGATCGGAGAACTCGCATGACTGACGCCAAACCATTGAGCGGTATTCGCGTATTGGAGGTTGCGGCATGGACTTTCGTGCCCGCGGCCGGCGCGGTACTGGCCGAGTGGGGCGCTGACGTCATCAAGGTCGAACCGCGTGAGGGCGGCGACCCGCAACGTGGTCTGGTCACCATGGGCCTCATCCCGGGCGGTCCGACTGCGGTCAACTACATGATCGAAATGCCCAACCGCGGGAAGAAATCCATCGGCATCGACCTGCTGACGCCGGGAGGCCAGGAGGTCGTGCACGAGCTTGCCAAGAGCAGTGACGTGTTCCTCACCAGCTACCTGCCGAGCCGACGCGACCGTTTCGGCATCGGCGTCGAACAGATTCGTGCCGTCAACCCCGACATCATCTATGTGCGTGGATCCGGTTACGGCCCAGAGGGTCCCGACGCCGACCGGCCGGGCTATGACGGCGTGTCGTTCTGGTCGCGCGGCGGCATCGCCGATGCGCTCACCCGCGAGCTGCCCGAGCCGGTCATGCAGACTCCGGCGTTCGGCGACCTGATGGGTGGGCTGACCATTGCCGGCGGGATCGCCGCCGCGCTGTACAAGCGCAAGGCGACGGGGGAGACCTCGATCGTCGACGTCTCGCTGCTCGGTCTTGCGGCGTGGGCGATGACCCCGCAGGTGACCGCGGCAAACCTCTACGGCGGCGACCCGATTCCGACGTTCACCCACCGCGAGATGCCCAACCCGCTGGTCGGCAACTACAAGACCAAGGACGACCGGTACATCACGCTGATGATGTTGCAGGGCGACAAGTTCTACCCGGAGTTCATGACGGTGATCGGTCGCACCGACCTGATCACCGACGAGCGCTTCGCCGAGGGGCATGCACGTTTCGAGAACCGCGGCGAACTCATCGACATCATGGACGAGGAGTTCGCGTCGAAGACCGTCGACCAGTGGCGCGAGATCCTCAAGCCCCTCTCCGGCGCCTGGGCCGTCCTGCAGAAGACCAGCGAGCTGCACGAAGATCCCGCCGTCATCGCCAACGGCTACATCCCCGAGGTGAAAGCGATGAACGGCAAGCCGTACATCCTGCCGACCAACCCGGTCCAGTTCGACGGGCATCATGTCGTGCCAACCGGTGCACCCGAGCACGGTCAGCACACCGAGGAGATCCTGCTGGACGCCGGGGTCGATTGGGACAAGATCGAGCAGTACAAGCAGGACGGCTCGATCCTCTAGAACTCGGCGACTTCGGTTCTCGAAATCGACGTCAGCGTGCAAAAGTCCGAGTAGCGATCGAGCTGACGTCGATCTCGGCGTCGAGCCCGGGAACTAGGCGCTGCGGCGAATGCCGCGGGTGCGGCCGATCTCCCGCTTGAGCAGCAATTCGCGCTCGGTCTCCGACAGACCGCCCCAGATGCCGTACGGCTCGCCGACCTCGAGGGCATGCGCCCGGCACTGCGCCATCACCGGGCACTGCCGGCACATCTCCTTGGCACGACGCTCACGCTGCATCCGGGCCCGGCCGCGCTCGCCGTCCGGGTGAAAGAACACCGACGAATCCACCCCGCGGCAAAGGCCTTGTAATTGCCATTCCCAAATATCGGCATTGGGGCCTGGAAGTTGCTCCGGTTGCGGCATTGAAGTCCCTCTCTACACGGCCAGTTCGAGATCAACTGAATCGAGCGGGTCATCGGTGACTACTCGTCGTCGTTAAACGTAGGGGTGCTAGGGAAATCCCGTCAACAGGCTGTAATCTGCCGAATGCTGCACTGCGGCTTGCGAATTTACCGCGAATTCATCGACGTCCTCCGTGCGGTCGACCAAGGAGTGCAGGGTGACGGGCCCCTATCACGAAATTCCCAGCTCGCATGCCGAGGAGCCGGAGAGCACCCCGAATATGAACACTGTCGGATTTAATACCGGCGTAACGCAGATAGCACGCAGGTTTAACTGGTAATCGAAAGTGATTGATATCTCTCACGGTCTGTCGGTCGAGTCGGAACTTGCCGACGCAGCCTTCGGGGCCCAGCCGGGGCGGTGGCCGCTGCCCGCCGCCGGCACACCGCGTCAGCTGTGGTTACGGGCGGTCGCGGCGGCCGGGCAGGGCCGCTACGCCCATGCCCGCAGCGACCTTGCCGCGCTGCTGCGGGTTGCCCCGTCAGGGGTGGCGGCTGCGCTGGCCCATAGCGCACACGCGTCGTTTCTGCGCCAGCTCGGCTGGCACGACCTGGCGCGCGGCCGGGACGGTCGCGCGTTGGCGTTGTCCGGCGGCGATGCCGAGGCCGTGGGTGACGCGTTGACCGGGCTGGCGGCCGACGCGCTGGGCGTCGGCCGGCTGGCCACCGCCGCGACACTGCTGGCCCGCGCCGACCCGGTGGTGGCCGACGCGCCGCACCGGCTGGCGGTGCGGCGGGCCTGGGTCGCCGCCGAGCTGGCGATGGCGGGCGGCGACGGCGCGACGGCGGTGCGCAACGCCGAGTCGGCGGTCGAACTGGCGGATGCCACCGGCTCTGCCCGTCACCGCGCCAAGAGCCAGGTGGTGCTGGCCGCGGCACTGTGCAGCGCCGGAGTCGCCGACCGGGCTCGCGCGGTGGGCGACACGGCGCTCGAGCTGACCGGCCGGCTGGGCCTGGTGCCGTTGCGCTGGGCGGTGGCGTCGTTGCTGGTCGACATTGCCGACTCCGACAGCGCTGTTGTCGAGGTCCGCGGCATCCGCGACGAGTGCGCCCTCCTGGTAAGGCACTGGGGCGGAGCCTGGCGCCAGCTCTGAACATCGGCTGCCTGGCCTCTATTGTCGAGGTGATACCTGGTCCGTAACGCTGGAGATGCCGCCGTCGATGTCTACGCAGGAGGAGCGTCTCGACGCCGTCGTGGCCCGTGCCGTGGCGGGTGATCGGAACGCGCTCCGCGATGTTCTGGAGACCATTCGCCCGATCGTGGTCCGATATTGCCGCGCACGCCTCGGCACAGTCGAGCGAAATGGCCTGTCCGCCGACGATGTGGCGCAGGAGGTGTGCTTGGCGACCGTCATGGCGCTGCCGCGTTACCGCGATCGTGGGCGCCCGTTCCTGGCCTTCGTGTACGGCATCGCCGCGCACAAGGTAGCCGACGCCTTCCGGGCGGCCGGCCGTGATCCGTCCTATCCGACGGCGACCATTCCGGACCACCGCTCAGCCGAGCCGGGCCCCGAGCAGACGGCCATCGATGCCGAATCCGCGACCCGGATGAGCGAGTTGCTCGACCTCTTGCCAGGCAAGCAACGCGAGATCCTGATCTTGCGGATCGTCGTTGGTCTGAGCGCCGAGGAGACCGCCGAGGCCGTCGGCAGCACCGCCGGAGCGGTGCGCGTCGCCCAGCACCGCGCCTTGGCGCGGCTGAAGTCCGCGATCGTCGCAGCGGGGCAGGACTATGTCTGAACGATTCGATCTGCCCGAGCCGGACGCCGTTGCGCGCAGCGAGCGGTTCGTCGACGCGTTGGCCAGGTGTGAGCCGGTCGACGGCGAGACCGGGGATCTGGCCCTGGCCGGACTGCTCGAGAGCTGGCGCGACGAGCTCCGGACGCCACCGATCGAGGGGGTCTGCCCTGAGCCGGTCGCCGTATCGGCATTGGAGCGCGGTGTGGCCGCGCGGCGCGGCGCCCGCCGCCGGACGGCGATGGCGGGGGCGATGGCCGCGGCCGTGCTGAGCATCGCGGGATTCGGCGTGCTGATGGGCCAGGCCCAGCCCGGCGACCCGCTCTACGGTGCCCGGACGACGCTGTTCGGCGAGCCGGCGTCAGTGAGCGATGAGCGGCTCGCGGTGTCCGCCGAGAGCGAGATGGACCAGGTCGAGCAGATGATCGCGACGGGCCAGTGGGATCAGGCCCACGACAAGCTGGCCGCGGTCGGAGAACACCTGCAGACGGTCAAGAACGCCGACCGCAAACAGGGCCTGATCGATCACATGAACCGGTTGACCGCCAAGGTGGTAAGTCGCGACGCGCACGCGACGGCGTTGCCTATTGCGCCCGGAATCGCGCTCACGCCCAATGGTTTTGGTGGCTGAGGACCCCGACGGGCTGCTCAGCGACGTCCGTGGAACCCTTCGGTGTCCGAGGTCGCCTCGTTGAGTGACGCGTCGGCATAGCCGCGGCAGTAATCCCAGGTGACGTAGGAATCGGGTTCGGGATCGTAGGCCGGCTCGTGCGGCCGCACGGTGCCGTCGACGAGCAGCTGAAGCAGGTTCGCGCGCAACATGTCCCAGTCGTGATAGTGGTCCTGCTGACATTCGTCGCAGCACACCACGAGGCCGCGAATCCCTTTGTGGGCCAGCAGCGCCTCATACACCGCGAGGTCGGCCAGATCGGCCTCGACCGCCATTCGCTCCTGGGGGTCCAGGGGCTGGCCGGGCTCGACGGCATCCAGCGCCGCTGAGGGATCGCACGGATCGTCGGCGAACGGATCAGGCGGCAGACCGGGCGGGAGGTAGTCGCGCACGGGTCCACATTACGCAGCCGGGCGGGTATCGCGCCAGCGCTGGACCCGCAGCCCAGCCGCCATTGGGAGGTGCCCCTACCTCACGACGCGTCGCGGCGTGCATCGTCGCCGGGGGCAGAGCCGATAGGATGGCGTTCTCACCCCGCGCGTATATGGGAGGGCCCCGGCAATGTCATCTGGCTTGTCCCGTCTCGAAGGCGGCGACCTGATCGTCTCGTCGCACCCGCGCGTCGGTGGTTTCCCGGACGACGCGGTGCCGACCGGCGGTGACGATCCGCAGAAGATCGCCATGCTGGGCCTGACGTTCGACGACGTCCTGCTGCTGCCCGCCGCCTCCGATGTGGTGCCGGCGACCGCCGACACGTCCAGTCAGCTCACCAAGAAGGTCCGGCTACGGGTGCCCTTGGTCAGCTCGGCGATGGACACCGTCACCGAATCGCGGATGGCGATCGCGATGGCCCGCGCCGGCGGCCTCGGCGTTCTGCACCGCAACCTGCCGATCGCCGAGCAGGCGGGCCAGGTCGAGACCGTGAAGCGGTCCGAAGCCGGGATGGTCACCGATCCGGTCACATGCCACCCGGAGAACACGCTGGCCCAGGTCGATGCGATGTGCGCCCGCTTCCGGATCTCCGGGCTACCCGTCATCGACGACACCGGCGCCCTGGTTGGCATCATCACCAACCGCGACATGCGCTTCGAGGTCGACCAGTCCAGGCACGTCGCCGAGGTCATGACCAAAGCCCCGCTGATCACCGCCCAGGAAGGCGTCAGCGCGGACGCGGCGCTGGGCCTGCTGCGTCGGCACAAGATCGAGAAGCTGCCGGTCGTCGACGGCCACGGCCGGCTGACCGGGCTGATCACCGTCAAAGACTTCGTCAAGACCGAACAGCATCCGCTGGCCACCAAGGACAGCGACGGCCGGTTGCTGGTCGGTGCCGCCGTCGGTGTCGGTGACGACGCCTGGGTGCGGGCCATGACGCTGGCCGACGCCGGCGCGGACCTGCTGGTGGTCGACACCGCGCATGCGCACAACCGGC
This genomic window contains:
- a CDS encoding CbbQ/NirQ/NorQ/GpvN family protein, whose amino-acid sequence is MADEHTLAHQNGAGPTAGTGRPFYQAVGNEEAVFKAAYRQGLSLVLKGPTGCGKTRFVEAMAHDLGRPLITVACHDDLTTADLVGRYLLRGGETVWVDGPLTRAVREGAICYLDEVVEARQDTTVVLHPLADYRRQLPIERLGETLNAAPGFGLVVSYNPGYQSVLKDLKDSTRQRMVAIEFGFPAPEVEEGIVAHEAGVDADTAAELVRFGQAIRRLESGGLREVASTRVLIAAGRLVAEGLPMYVAAEAAIAGTLTDDVAVNRSLKEMIGVYLTSHD
- a CDS encoding SDR family oxidoreductase — protein: MAEPRAVVVTGASRGLGFATAVRLYREGWRVVAAMRTPDRGLPLLRDEVGASVDDDRLIGVQLDLLDQGSVAAAAKAIEEAVGAPYALVHNAGISAAGMVEETDIALWQNMFATSVLGPVALTQALLPSMRAAGEGRIVLVSSAAGVRGQPATGPYSAAKGALERWGESMAVEIAPFGLGVTILVAGTYDTDIITDEGTTDDRNFAGPYARLHNTMNSRGRAAMKMARPPARFADGVVKALADQKSFRRRGVGPDASMLLVSSRILPAAGMHHMSRIVLGIPPQGSMRNGAWPLTLAQKGMVFAAKIIPEPIMQRLAALAAKRKKNEE
- a CDS encoding spirocyclase AveC family protein encodes the protein MSTDQSTPLAESKEPVAPQRKWGGWIAGAALAAFALFFIANRRWVLDPRVANPNVHGRPRPVKFIFGLDYIGFLDVATCVALITLLIVFIRGWRRNPGSPVMLMFLCTTLIVWQDPIMNWSPFAVYNPDLIHWPESWPLVSLSPTVEPFVVFGYVMFYFGPYFPAVWILRKLQAKYGPTSYVSRHPLISLGVLACAIGFVFDAWLEIQLIHTGMYIYSQVIPWGSVFTGTTFQFPLIWESFSVTFVMVPAAILCYRDDTGKSVAEKLAAKAKLFPTRPVLGTFLVMFAIINVSYFAYGAWFWVIKVSHAATSVACPWPYPEAKVYDPQGFYEKEGAEGPFSVGIWSTWASGEPNGRPHVVPPPPGQGRCEPARTNG
- a CDS encoding cytochrome P450, encoding MEQLFDDLEDFGAFDDAISGDVRDPYTELARLRREEPVQRLDTSGALPHEESLPMFIVYRHEDVQQMLRDNETFSSAAVIAAFGPVLGEGVMLGMDEPIHGRLRSLVSKAFSQKSLARWQDELVGRVANSLIDNFAPNGKADLVKEFTFDYPSQIIAGLLGLPEKDYPQFQRWSISLLSWLMNPERGLAASAALCDYFEPILEARRADPKDDLISALGAAEIDGEKLTNEEIFSFLRLLLPAGVETTYRSLGSLLLGLLSDPKQLEAIRADRSLIPQAIEEGVRWEPPLLTITRVATCDTELGGVKIPAGATVMPMLGSANRQEDRYPDPDTFDIFRQAKANLGWGHGVHVCLGMHLARLEMRTAINLLLDRLPNLRLDPDADDPHVRGQVFRSPTSVPVLFDPQ
- a CDS encoding dihydrodipicolinate synthase family protein encodes the protein MANAKDARQWARNALHGIGDSLYTPFSGPDGDDIDWDAYRTLVRHCVGTLRHPMLWVTSGVAEFWSLTMAERKMLLEIAIEEARGIDPDVIVQSCTAAMSAKDCLELTRHAQDAGADIVYIQTPMMELHGGEGALNFFRYIADRTDIALGMFNSPSSGYVLSAQESAQIVDEIPAVCATKEGSFRPHQSRFLHELAPDLVIWECDTTVYRAGWLKAGIVGPGQLGTTGYLFETPKKRALSQYWELVWNDKLLEAMDYAQESGLDQFELDMRGWFTRYPGRPDYFTHWGGAFKYAASVVGLPIGSYPESRPPQAKLPEQARIDIRAAYRKYGLIDDHNA
- a CDS encoding CaiB/BaiF CoA transferase family protein, with translation MTDAKPLSGIRVLEVAAWTFVPAAGAVLAEWGADVIKVEPREGGDPQRGLVTMGLIPGGPTAVNYMIEMPNRGKKSIGIDLLTPGGQEVVHELAKSSDVFLTSYLPSRRDRFGIGVEQIRAVNPDIIYVRGSGYGPEGPDADRPGYDGVSFWSRGGIADALTRELPEPVMQTPAFGDLMGGLTIAGGIAAALYKRKATGETSIVDVSLLGLAAWAMTPQVTAANLYGGDPIPTFTHREMPNPLVGNYKTKDDRYITLMMLQGDKFYPEFMTVIGRTDLITDERFAEGHARFENRGELIDIMDEEFASKTVDQWREILKPLSGAWAVLQKTSELHEDPAVIANGYIPEVKAMNGKPYILPTNPVQFDGHHVVPTGAPEHGQHTEEILLDAGVDWDKIEQYKQDGSIL
- a CDS encoding ABC transporter substrate-binding protein, producing MSYESTAEPIKVGYLMDFTLPPGFPEELFASFTQTFDLIFADALQQGLMDRPVQMIYREVEGLPKGSVKAVIDAYGELVDEGCLVVFGPNITDNCVPMKEAIEERFKVPAISVCGTDDWLGEWTFSFPQGSMTDEPIFLADLIGKRGITEIGVLMEQSLIGQSYLKNLRTACQRKGIRIVAEVAVAQTAQDINEAVRTLHDAKAEAIVHLGFGFGIVFINPALEAVDWDPPRFTTTAWQNAWVNPIMWNAFMGWIGVDQYDEANKIGQDFLDAYATKYDGSRPEFCVTVVNRDVAATLVRAFGDAHPLSPRGVKEALERVKMMPAASGAPGTRVSFGKWTRRAWMGAGYLVARTLDADGVNSHLVDRFGEEG